A window of the Streptomyces griseochromogenes genome harbors these coding sequences:
- a CDS encoding NAD(P)-dependent alcohol dehydrogenase — MRAFQLVGWRQPPELREVPVPEPGPGQVLVKVAGAGACHSDLHIMQAPGPLPGFTSPPFTLGHENAGWVERLGPGVTGFELGDPVIVYGSWGCGVCVNCRQGRENYCQDLGGQGPGLGGGHDGGMAEYLLVPAARHLIPLGALDPCQAAPLSDAGLTSYHAVKRSLHLLGPGSTAVVIGAGGLGQMTIQILRALSAVTTVVAVDTDAGKLETAKRMGADEALLSGDEAITRIKDMTAQQGAQLVLDMVGTDPTLRMAAQAAGMLGHLTIVGLGGGALPVGFSSLPHECSVASPYWGYLPELMEVISLAQQDKIRMLVEHFPLQRANEAYELLHDGRIQGRAVITPHA, encoded by the coding sequence CCGGTGCCTGCCACTCCGATCTGCACATCATGCAGGCACCCGGACCGCTGCCCGGCTTCACGAGTCCGCCCTTCACGCTCGGCCACGAGAACGCGGGATGGGTGGAGCGGCTCGGACCGGGCGTCACCGGTTTCGAGCTCGGAGACCCTGTGATCGTCTACGGCTCCTGGGGCTGCGGGGTGTGCGTCAACTGCCGTCAGGGCCGGGAGAACTACTGCCAAGACCTCGGTGGTCAGGGCCCGGGCCTGGGTGGTGGTCACGACGGCGGCATGGCCGAGTACCTGCTCGTCCCGGCCGCGCGCCACCTGATTCCGCTGGGCGCCCTCGACCCCTGCCAGGCCGCACCGCTCAGCGACGCCGGACTGACCAGCTATCACGCCGTCAAGCGGTCGCTGCACCTGCTGGGGCCGGGCTCCACCGCCGTGGTGATCGGGGCCGGCGGTCTTGGTCAGATGACCATCCAGATTTTGCGTGCGCTCAGTGCGGTGACCACCGTTGTGGCCGTGGATACCGACGCCGGCAAGCTGGAGACTGCCAAGCGCATGGGCGCAGACGAGGCTCTGCTCTCGGGCGACGAGGCGATCACCCGTATCAAGGACATGACGGCGCAGCAGGGCGCTCAGCTCGTGTTGGACATGGTCGGCACAGACCCGACACTGCGGATGGCTGCTCAGGCGGCCGGGATGCTCGGCCACCTGACCATTGTCGGCCTCGGGGGCGGGGCTCTGCCCGTGGGTTTCTCCAGCCTGCCGCACGAGTGCTCGGTCGCCTCCCCTTACTGGGGTTACCTCCCCGAACTGATGGAAGTGATCAGTCTCGCCCAGCAGGACAAGATCAGGATGCTGGTCGAGCACTTTCCCCTGCAACGCGCCAACGAGGCGTACGAGCTCTTGCACGACGGCAGGATCCAAGGACGCGCCGTCATCACCCCTCACGCGTGA
- a CDS encoding HdeD family acid-resistance protein yields MTSPSDSPGSVPPRGTEPKEGPAAEGIAALANVGWQILLTMGLATVALGVIALVWPGETLRVVGVLFGVYLLATGVFQLAAAFGTHVPRHLRVLHFITGAASVLLGLICFRGSLESVFLLALWIGFSWLLRGTLETVAAASDQTMPARGWHVAFGIIGTMAGIVMIVMPFASIATLTLVVGVMAIVVGLTEVVRAIRTRVEIGHLAAGTAPQRRPLFHAGPHPQH; encoded by the coding sequence ATGACATCTCCTTCCGATTCCCCCGGTTCCGTTCCGCCACGTGGCACCGAGCCAAAAGAGGGTCCTGCGGCCGAAGGCATCGCAGCCCTGGCGAACGTGGGCTGGCAGATCCTGCTCACCATGGGCCTCGCCACCGTCGCCCTGGGCGTCATCGCCCTGGTCTGGCCGGGCGAGACGCTGCGCGTCGTCGGCGTGCTCTTCGGCGTCTACCTGCTGGCCACCGGTGTCTTCCAACTCGCCGCCGCCTTCGGCACCCACGTCCCCCGGCATCTTCGCGTACTGCACTTCATCACCGGCGCGGCCTCCGTCCTGTTGGGACTGATCTGCTTCCGGGGCTCCCTCGAGTCGGTCTTTCTGCTCGCCCTGTGGATCGGCTTCAGCTGGCTGCTTCGGGGCACCTTGGAGACGGTCGCGGCGGCCTCTGATCAGACCATGCCGGCGCGCGGCTGGCACGTGGCCTTCGGCATCATCGGCACCATGGCCGGCATCGTGATGATCGTCATGCCGTTCGCCTCCATCGCGACACTCACGCTGGTAGTGGGCGTCATGGCCATTGTCGTCGGCCTGACAGAAGTGGTCCGCGCCATCAGGACACGCGTCGAGATCGGCCACCTCGCTGCCGGCACCGCCCCCCAGCGGCGCCCCCTGTTCCACGCAGGTCCGCACCCCCAGCACTGA
- a CDS encoding AI-2E family transporter, which yields MATRPVPVRTILATIGLVLAAYVVLELVVQARRVLIWAVIALFLAVSLHPAVEALQRRVPRCRRSVAALLVFLAAAAAVGAVVALFVIPLAQEGGRFAGRLPAMIKDAQAGRGPVGNLLERAHALRYVQHHQAQIRAFATGLSTPVAKFLRSAASTAAGALTIFVLAYLMVLEGPRAIDRSLALVDEAPAARIRRVGAACARTVNGYLTGNLLISVICGLLTYVVLLVSGVPFAGLLALFVAVTDLIPLVGATIGAVVASAVAFVHSLPAGIGAVVFFIVYQQAENHLLQPVILSRTVKLNPLTVLLATLIAAEVAGILGALLAIPVTGIIQVILGDIWAHRGGRPLGLATRAANSPENTDRSDAPG from the coding sequence ATGGCGACGCGTCCGGTTCCGGTGCGAACCATCCTCGCCACCATCGGCTTGGTGCTCGCCGCCTATGTCGTACTCGAGTTGGTGGTCCAGGCTCGTCGGGTCCTGATCTGGGCGGTCATCGCATTGTTCCTGGCCGTCTCCCTTCATCCGGCGGTCGAAGCACTGCAGCGACGGGTGCCGCGGTGCCGACGGTCGGTGGCCGCCTTGCTGGTCTTCCTGGCCGCGGCTGCGGCCGTCGGCGCGGTGGTTGCCCTGTTCGTCATCCCCCTGGCCCAGGAGGGCGGCCGGTTCGCCGGTCGCCTGCCCGCGATGATCAAGGACGCCCAGGCCGGCCGCGGGCCAGTCGGCAACCTGCTGGAGCGGGCGCACGCTCTGCGGTATGTCCAGCACCATCAGGCGCAGATCCGCGCGTTCGCCACCGGACTGAGCACGCCCGTCGCGAAGTTCCTCCGCAGTGCCGCGAGCACCGCGGCGGGCGCTCTCACGATTTTCGTCCTGGCCTATCTGATGGTGCTGGAGGGCCCCAGGGCCATAGACCGGTCGCTAGCCCTCGTGGACGAGGCTCCCGCGGCCCGCATACGCCGCGTGGGAGCCGCGTGTGCCCGTACCGTGAACGGCTATCTGACGGGGAACTTGCTGATCAGCGTCATCTGCGGGCTTCTGACCTACGTCGTGCTGCTGGTTTCCGGAGTGCCGTTCGCCGGCCTGCTGGCCCTCTTCGTCGCCGTGACCGACCTCATCCCCCTGGTGGGAGCCACCATCGGAGCTGTCGTCGCCTCCGCAGTGGCGTTCGTCCACTCCCTGCCGGCCGGCATCGGAGCCGTCGTCTTCTTCATCGTCTATCAGCAGGCTGAAAACCACCTCCTGCAACCGGTCATCCTGTCTCGGACGGTGAAACTCAACCCCCTCACCGTGCTGCTGGCCACCCTGATCGCCGCCGAAGTCGCCGGGATCCTCGGTGCCCTGCTGGCGATTCCCGTCACCGGCATCATCCAGGTCATCCTCGGTGACATCTGGGCTCACCGCGGCGGTCGGCCACTGGGACTGGCGACACGGGCGGCCAACAGCCCCGAGAACACCGACCGGTCCGACGCGCCCGGATGA
- a CDS encoding diacylglycerol/lipid kinase family protein yields the protein MDLGYAGERAFVNNVSFGAYATLVQDPAYRDDKLGTAVRILPEFLARHEGPELVVRTGLLTVGGPDAVLVSNDPYQVDDPAGPGRRAHLDSGLLRVLAVRAETPAETATRLRSGQPHGLTRLATPDVVVYAAVPALPAGLDGEAVSLPTPVRCRISPRALRVWVPRHGRGAGPAGRPPGWAAIRRVV from the coding sequence GTGGATCTGGGATACGCAGGCGAGCGGGCGTTCGTCAACAACGTCTCGTTCGGTGCTTATGCCACCCTGGTGCAGGACCCGGCTTATCGGGACGACAAGCTTGGCACGGCGGTGCGCATCCTTCCGGAATTCCTGGCCCGCCACGAGGGCCCGGAGCTGGTGGTCCGCACCGGGCTGCTCACCGTTGGCGGGCCGGATGCCGTGCTGGTGAGCAACGACCCTTACCAAGTGGATGACCCGGCCGGGCCCGGCAGGCGGGCGCACCTCGACTCCGGTCTCCTGAGAGTACTGGCCGTCAGGGCGGAGACGCCCGCCGAGACGGCCACGAGGCTGCGCAGCGGACAACCGCACGGCCTCACCCGTCTCGCCACGCCCGACGTCGTCGTCTACGCCGCCGTCCCGGCTCTCCCCGCCGGGCTGGACGGCGAAGCCGTCAGCCTGCCGACTCCCGTGCGCTGCCGCATCAGTCCTCGGGCGCTGCGGGTGTGGGTTCCCCGACACGGTCGCGGCGCCGGGCCCGCCGGACGACCGCCGGGCTGGGCCGCCATCCGGCGGGTGGTCTGA
- a CDS encoding SpoIIE family protein phosphatase — translation MTNTDQTLLAEPVSLPEVPDAAIAMIDAEGIVVGWTHAAQQLVGYAAGEVVGRSVVHVLPPPEDARRALAFSEQCRARGGWSGTAAIRHRDGHTLRMTLRVSLLRGQDAGTRWLVSVTDIGSLSSGPANGPVRESLLARAPIGIVVYDSQLRCVWVNDAMERHDGVPRHRRFGCGLKDSLPAVEAEALEVVMRQVLESGTTTVHEYRAWPPEDRPREHAFSASFFCLQGADGTPLGVCSMIVDVTGNRRARERLAILSEASTHIGSTLDVMQTAQELAELTVPLLADHVVVDLVESVPFGLEPAARIGTTSGRRPVLRRAGVASVDQGVLELPAVREEVIHVPPASSFAAVLRTGRSHLEPVLDTHAGPWVDHDPTRAQKVRDSGVHSLMVVPIRARRCVLGLALFGRSVEQTPFQEDDLLLAEELVTRAALCLDNALQYARERTAALTLQRDLLPHRVQGGAAVEVASRYVPADLDHGVGGDWFDVIELSGARVALVVGDVVGHGINAAATMGRLRTAVRTLADLDLPPDALLAHLDDTVRRLNDEDADDSDQVSAVVGATCLYAVYDPVSRRCTLARAGHPPPLVVDAQGGVTVPDLPAGAPLGLGLGLVPFESVELDLPEGSVLAFYSDGLVESRGEDIDVGLRRLGAALARPGTSLEDLCSRVMETLSPQAPADDVTLLLARTRALRPAQVASWDLPNELVTVPTARHLAARQLREWGLERLVTPVQSIVSELVTNAIRHGDGPIRLRLIQHRVLTCEVSDTNTGQPRPRHPGTLDEQGRGLYLVARLSRRCGSRSAADGKVVWAEQDLPSRAGAR, via the coding sequence ATGACCAACACCGACCAAACCCTCCTCGCCGAGCCGGTGAGCCTTCCTGAGGTGCCCGATGCCGCGATAGCGATGATCGATGCCGAGGGCATCGTCGTGGGGTGGACGCACGCCGCTCAGCAGCTTGTCGGCTATGCGGCCGGGGAGGTGGTGGGCCGGTCCGTCGTACACGTGCTGCCGCCTCCCGAGGACGCCCGGAGGGCCTTGGCGTTCTCCGAGCAGTGCCGTGCGCGGGGCGGCTGGTCCGGCACCGCGGCCATACGCCACCGCGACGGTCACACGCTCAGGATGACGCTGCGGGTCTCGCTGCTGCGGGGACAGGACGCCGGCACCCGGTGGCTGGTGTCCGTGACGGACATAGGTTCCCTGTCCTCGGGGCCTGCCAACGGACCGGTGCGGGAGTCGCTCCTTGCCCGAGCCCCGATCGGCATCGTCGTCTACGACTCGCAGCTGCGCTGTGTCTGGGTGAACGACGCCATGGAGCGGCACGACGGCGTTCCTCGTCACCGACGCTTCGGGTGCGGTCTGAAGGACTCACTGCCCGCCGTCGAGGCCGAAGCGCTCGAGGTGGTGATGCGGCAGGTGCTGGAGAGCGGCACGACGACGGTGCACGAGTACCGGGCGTGGCCGCCTGAGGACCGGCCCCGTGAGCACGCGTTCTCCGCCTCGTTCTTCTGTCTCCAAGGCGCGGACGGCACGCCGCTGGGCGTGTGCTCCATGATCGTGGACGTCACCGGGAACCGGCGGGCGCGCGAGCGCCTGGCCATCCTCAGCGAGGCCAGCACACACATCGGGAGCACCCTCGACGTGATGCAGACCGCGCAGGAACTGGCAGAGCTCACCGTGCCCCTGCTGGCCGACCACGTCGTCGTCGACCTGGTGGAGTCGGTTCCGTTCGGACTCGAGCCGGCCGCACGGATCGGCACGACGAGCGGCCGCCGCCCCGTGCTGCGCCGTGCCGGGGTGGCCTCCGTCGACCAGGGTGTCCTGGAGTTGCCGGCGGTGCGTGAAGAGGTGATCCACGTCCCCCCGGCCTCGTCGTTCGCCGCCGTCCTGCGCACGGGCAGGTCTCACCTGGAACCGGTGCTGGACACCCATGCCGGCCCCTGGGTCGACCACGACCCGACGCGTGCGCAGAAGGTACGCGACAGCGGCGTCCACTCGCTGATGGTCGTACCCATCCGCGCGCGGCGCTGCGTACTGGGACTGGCGCTGTTCGGCCGCTCCGTGGAACAGACGCCGTTCCAGGAGGACGACCTGCTCCTCGCCGAGGAACTGGTCACCCGGGCCGCACTCTGCCTGGACAACGCGCTCCAGTACGCGCGTGAGCGCACTGCCGCCCTCACGCTGCAACGCGACCTGCTCCCTCACCGGGTGCAGGGCGGTGCCGCCGTCGAGGTCGCCTCGCGCTATGTGCCGGCCGACCTGGACCACGGTGTGGGGGGCGACTGGTTCGACGTGATCGAGCTGTCGGGCGCCCGGGTGGCCCTGGTCGTCGGCGATGTGGTGGGCCACGGCATCAACGCCGCGGCGACCATGGGAAGGCTGCGCACCGCCGTGCGCACGCTCGCGGACCTCGACCTGCCCCCGGACGCACTGCTGGCGCACCTCGACGACACGGTCCGTCGGCTGAACGACGAGGACGCCGACGACTCCGACCAGGTCTCCGCGGTGGTCGGTGCCACCTGTCTGTACGCCGTCTACGACCCGGTCTCCCGACGGTGCACGCTGGCGCGGGCTGGGCATCCGCCGCCCCTGGTCGTCGACGCGCAGGGCGGGGTCACCGTCCCCGACCTGCCCGCCGGGGCCCCGCTCGGCCTCGGTCTCGGCCTGGTGCCTTTCGAGTCCGTGGAACTGGACCTGCCCGAAGGAAGCGTGCTCGCCTTCTACTCCGACGGCCTGGTGGAGTCCCGCGGCGAGGACATCGACGTCGGCCTGCGGCGTCTGGGCGCCGCCCTGGCCCGGCCGGGCACGTCCCTGGAGGACCTGTGCTCGCGGGTGATGGAGACCTTGTCGCCGCAGGCACCGGCCGACGACGTCACCTTGCTCCTGGCGCGGACGCGCGCACTGCGACCCGCCCAGGTCGCCTCCTGGGATCTGCCGAACGAACTCGTCACCGTCCCGACGGCCCGGCATCTGGCCGCCCGCCAACTCCGTGAATGGGGTCTGGAGCGGCTTGTGACGCCCGTGCAGTCGATCGTCAGCGAACTGGTCACCAACGCGATCCGCCACGGCGACGGCCCGATCCGCCTACGGCTCATCCAGCACCGGGTCCTCACCTGCGAAGTCTCCGACACCAACACCGGTCAGCCGCGCCCCCGCCATCCCGGCACTCTCGACGAGCAGGGCCGCGGTCTTTACCTCGTTGCTCGGCTGTCGCGCAGGTGCGGTTCCCGCTCCGCGGCAGACGGCAAGGTCGTCTGGGCCGAACAAGACCTGCCGTCCCGAGCCGGCGCCCGCTGA
- a CDS encoding ATP-binding SpoIIE family protein phosphatase, whose protein sequence is MDTSNAENADPAGASQGATSVSGAGPGGRPPAFDGLAAAVLDDRGTVVGWTGTAQELTGFCADEVHGRPVRELVADLPLDPRRATQWPATGRVRLRHRCGTTIEVTFRTTRVNGSADFLVLAAPTPHVADHQHGAALLRALSAQSGITIALHDTDLTTVQTNAVPDTPDPRPVQPGARLGDVLCAEDAQSIEAVLRQVLETGIPVLGRNQHVSWRHHPVPRHALSLSAFRLEDARGRPAGVAALYMDDTDQLRARRHLDLSREVAERVGESRDIVRTAQDLADVLVPAFGDLAAVDLARAVFDGDEPGERLGGGDLHLRNAALAPATAAWPPGIQRGNLVPPLSDHPLLRRFQRGETVVYGRDDYIALIGSPQPAEQLLPHDTHAVMVAPLHARGLTLGAIVVWRTVPSDPFTADETDLMRQIASRGALAIDNARRYTREHRAAMALQQRLLPPATTDTPAAETAGVYLPTGRGAGTRGDWYDAIPLPSLRLALVAGDVIGHGIPASATMGRLRAAIQTLADLEPEPDELLTRIADLVQRLAAEAPPGDHDVMGASCLYAVYDPVTRRCAMASAGHPPPVLVRPDGSAEAVELLPGPPLAVCGMPYETTTIELEPGSVLALYTDGLVHRGAHDVGDGLGRLTDALATSCRPDRALDETGRALLADLVDEAPRDDATLLLARTRAVPGEDTAHWQIPADPAAVSDARAWATRQLTAWGLDALVITTELIVSELVTNAIRYGRPPAELRLIRHHVLVCEVTDSSSAQPRLRRARTTDEGGRGLFLVAQLAERWGCRHGQNRKTIWSEQPIACAH, encoded by the coding sequence ATGGACACATCGAATGCTGAAAACGCCGACCCGGCAGGCGCCTCCCAAGGAGCGACGAGCGTCTCCGGCGCCGGCCCCGGCGGCAGGCCGCCCGCCTTCGACGGGCTGGCCGCTGCCGTGCTCGACGACCGAGGCACGGTGGTGGGGTGGACCGGCACAGCACAGGAGCTGACCGGGTTCTGCGCCGACGAGGTCCACGGCCGCCCCGTGCGGGAACTCGTGGCCGACCTCCCGCTCGACCCGCGCAGGGCCACGCAATGGCCGGCGACCGGCCGGGTACGACTGCGACACCGGTGCGGCACCACGATCGAGGTCACGTTCCGGACCACACGGGTGAACGGCTCGGCGGACTTCCTCGTGCTCGCGGCCCCCACTCCTCACGTCGCCGACCACCAGCACGGCGCCGCGCTCCTGCGTGCACTGTCCGCACAGAGCGGGATCACGATCGCTCTGCACGACACGGATCTCACCACCGTGCAGACGAACGCCGTGCCGGACACTCCCGATCCCCGTCCCGTACAGCCGGGCGCCCGGCTGGGCGACGTGCTGTGCGCCGAGGACGCCCAGAGCATCGAGGCGGTACTGCGCCAGGTACTCGAAACGGGCATCCCGGTGCTCGGCAGGAACCAGCACGTGAGCTGGCGGCACCATCCGGTGCCGCGGCACGCGCTGTCGCTGTCCGCCTTCCGTCTGGAGGACGCGCGAGGACGCCCCGCCGGGGTCGCAGCCCTGTACATGGACGACACCGACCAACTGCGTGCCCGCCGCCACCTGGATCTCTCCCGCGAGGTTGCCGAACGCGTGGGAGAATCCCGGGACATCGTGCGCACCGCGCAGGACCTCGCGGACGTCCTCGTACCCGCCTTCGGCGATCTCGCAGCAGTCGACCTTGCGCGGGCCGTCTTCGACGGTGACGAACCCGGCGAACGGCTGGGCGGAGGAGATCTGCATCTGCGCAACGCGGCCCTGGCTCCCGCCACAGCTGCGTGGCCGCCTGGCATCCAGCGCGGCAACCTCGTCCCACCCCTGTCCGACCACCCCCTTCTGCGCCGCTTCCAACGCGGCGAGACGGTCGTCTACGGCCGGGACGACTACATCGCCCTGATCGGCAGCCCACAGCCGGCCGAGCAGCTCCTCCCGCACGACACCCACGCGGTGATGGTGGCACCGCTGCACGCCCGCGGCCTCACCCTCGGCGCGATCGTGGTCTGGCGCACCGTCCCGTCCGACCCGTTCACCGCGGACGAGACGGATCTCATGCGGCAGATCGCCTCACGGGGAGCGCTCGCCATCGACAACGCCCGCCGCTACACGCGCGAGCACAGAGCGGCCATGGCCCTGCAGCAAAGACTCCTTCCCCCGGCCACGACCGACACGCCGGCAGCCGAGACCGCCGGCGTCTACCTGCCCACAGGCCGTGGCGCGGGCACCAGAGGCGACTGGTACGACGCCATACCCCTGCCCTCTCTCCGGCTGGCCCTCGTCGCCGGAGACGTGATCGGCCACGGCATACCCGCCAGTGCCACCATGGGCCGTCTGCGCGCCGCCATCCAGACCCTCGCCGACCTAGAACCGGAACCGGACGAATTGCTCACCCGGATTGCCGACCTGGTCCAGCGCCTCGCGGCGGAAGCGCCACCCGGCGATCACGACGTCATGGGCGCCAGCTGCCTGTACGCGGTCTACGACCCGGTCACACGGCGCTGCGCCATGGCCAGTGCCGGGCATCCGCCGCCCGTGCTCGTGCGGCCCGACGGGAGTGCCGAAGCCGTCGAACTTCTCCCGGGGCCACCTCTTGCCGTCTGCGGCATGCCGTACGAGACCACGACGATCGAGCTCGAACCGGGCAGCGTCCTCGCGCTCTACACCGACGGCCTGGTCCACCGAGGCGCTCACGACGTCGGCGACGGGCTTGGGCGGCTGACCGATGCGCTCGCCACCTCCTGCCGCCCGGACCGCGCTCTGGACGAGACCGGCAGGGCGCTCCTCGCCGATCTGGTGGACGAAGCACCGCGTGACGACGCGACCCTGCTGCTGGCACGTACCCGCGCCGTACCGGGCGAGGACACCGCTCACTGGCAGATACCAGCCGATCCGGCTGCTGTCTCGGACGCCCGGGCATGGGCGACCCGCCAACTCACCGCATGGGGGTTGGACGCTCTTGTGATCACCACCGAACTCATCGTCAGTGAGCTGGTCACCAACGCGATCCGCTACGGTCGTCCGCCGGCGGAGCTGCGACTGATCCGCCACCACGTTCTGGTCTGTGAGGTCACCGACTCCAGCAGCGCCCAACCTCGCCTGCGCCGCGCCCGTACCACCGACGAGGGAGGACGCGGCCTGTTCCTCGTTGCCCAACTCGCCGAGCGCTGGGGCTGCCGCCATGGCCAGAACCGCAAGACCATCTGGTCCGAACAGCCCATCGCGTGCGCCCACTGA
- a CDS encoding FAD-dependent oxidoreductase: MPTPRIAIIGAGPGGLTCARILQQHGITAAVHDLDASRTVRSQGGTLDMHPDSGQHALREAGLWEAFLTQARPEGKQMRLVGRDGRILFDAIPPEADTTEGNPEIDRGQLRDLLLDSLKPDTVRWGHKLIRAEALGNGTHRLHFTDGTSTDADLVVGADGAWSKVRRLLSDATPRYTGVTFVETGLNDADTRHLRLAELTGNGTMMALDNNLGFVAQRNSGGHIRVYVGMRTEEDWHQRTGLDLTDTAAVREALLKKFTGWSPDLLDFITRTDTGYTNRPLFALPVPHTWAHTPGVTLLGDAAHLMSPFSGMGANLAMLDGADLAHALVKSPTIDDAIHAYEVLLQPRSVAAAEGAAEGINSAFAHDSATQTLAHMTQHH; the protein is encoded by the coding sequence ATGCCCACCCCCCGCATCGCCATCATCGGCGCCGGCCCCGGCGGCCTGACCTGCGCCCGCATCCTGCAGCAACACGGCATCACCGCGGCCGTCCACGACCTGGACGCCTCCCGCACTGTCCGCAGCCAGGGCGGCACCCTCGACATGCACCCCGACTCCGGACAGCACGCCCTGCGCGAGGCCGGCCTCTGGGAAGCCTTCCTCACCCAGGCCCGTCCCGAAGGCAAGCAGATGCGCCTGGTCGGCCGCGACGGCCGCATCCTGTTCGACGCGATCCCGCCCGAGGCCGACACCACCGAAGGCAACCCCGAGATCGACCGCGGACAGCTCCGTGACCTCCTCCTCGACTCCCTCAAGCCCGACACCGTGCGCTGGGGACACAAACTCATCCGTGCCGAAGCCCTCGGCAACGGCACCCACCGCCTGCACTTCACCGACGGCACCAGCACCGACGCCGACCTCGTCGTCGGAGCCGACGGCGCCTGGTCCAAGGTCCGCCGCCTCCTGTCCGACGCGACGCCCCGCTACACCGGCGTCACCTTCGTCGAGACCGGCCTCAACGACGCCGACACCCGACACCTCCGCCTCGCCGAACTCACGGGCAACGGCACCATGATGGCCCTCGACAACAATCTGGGCTTCGTCGCCCAGCGCAACAGCGGCGGACACATCCGCGTCTACGTCGGCATGCGCACCGAAGAGGACTGGCACCAGCGGACCGGCCTCGACCTCACCGACACCGCCGCCGTACGCGAGGCCCTCCTCAAGAAGTTCACCGGCTGGAGCCCCGACCTGCTCGACTTCATCACCCGCACCGACACCGGCTACACCAACCGGCCCCTGTTCGCCCTGCCCGTCCCTCACACCTGGGCCCACACCCCCGGCGTCACCCTCCTCGGCGACGCTGCCCACCTCATGTCCCCCTTCTCCGGCATGGGCGCCAACCTCGCCATGCTCGACGGCGCCGACCTCGCCCACGCCCTCGTCAAGAGCCCCACCATCGACGACGCCATCCACGCCTACGAAGTCCTCCTGCAGCCGCGCTCCGTCGCAGCAGCCGAAGGAGCCGCAGAAGGCATCAACAGTGCCTTCGCCCACGACAGCGCCACCCAGACCCTCGCCCACATGACCCAGCACCACTGA
- a CDS encoding FAD-dependent oxidoreductase — MSDLRVIIAGGGLGGLALAQGLHQAGISVAVYEKDPSPGFRNQGYRIRINSDGITALRAVLTPQAYEVFAATAATPGPRMDTFDHQLNLLHAQALPPVPGLPGGGHLAVNRMTLRQILLSGLDKAVHYGARLTHYDNNASGSVTAHFADGTSVSGDVLIGADGVNSAVRKQYLPKAQVVDAGLRLLYGKVPFASDEARVSVPPELLGLWTTVVGPERRFVGLAPVQYREPMHEVTARLAPGVELGDDSDYLACVFGARREQFPCSDAELFAMTGAELQALTLSLVEGWHPGLVETVSRQDPASIFPVSVRTSVPVAAWETTAVTLLGDAIHVMSPAIGVGANTALRDARVLTGRLVQAVGGRPLAEALHAYEEEMLGYGFDAVRDSAARGHRLVSQDPLPSPQA; from the coding sequence GTGTCGGATCTGCGTGTCATCATCGCTGGGGGCGGCCTGGGCGGCCTGGCCCTCGCGCAGGGCCTCCACCAGGCGGGGATCAGCGTCGCCGTCTACGAGAAGGACCCCAGCCCGGGTTTCCGCAACCAGGGCTACCGCATCCGGATCAACTCCGACGGCATCACCGCCCTCAGGGCCGTGCTGACCCCGCAGGCGTACGAGGTGTTCGCGGCCACCGCCGCAACCCCCGGGCCGCGCATGGACACCTTCGACCACCAGCTGAACCTGCTGCACGCCCAGGCACTCCCGCCCGTCCCGGGCCTGCCCGGCGGCGGTCACCTGGCGGTGAACCGGATGACGCTCCGCCAGATCCTGCTGTCCGGCCTGGACAAGGCCGTGCACTACGGCGCCCGGCTCACCCACTACGACAACAACGCCTCGGGCTCGGTGACCGCGCACTTCGCGGACGGCACCAGTGTCTCCGGCGACGTGCTGATCGGTGCCGACGGGGTCAACTCGGCGGTCCGCAAGCAGTACCTGCCCAAGGCGCAGGTCGTCGATGCCGGACTGCGGCTGCTCTACGGCAAGGTGCCTTTCGCCTCCGACGAGGCCCGAGTGTCGGTCCCGCCCGAGCTGCTCGGGCTGTGGACCACCGTGGTCGGTCCGGAACGGCGCTTCGTCGGACTCGCCCCCGTGCAGTACCGCGAGCCGATGCACGAGGTGACGGCCCGGCTGGCGCCCGGCGTCGAGCTCGGCGACGACAGCGACTACCTCGCGTGCGTCTTCGGTGCTCGCCGGGAGCAGTTCCCCTGCAGCGACGCGGAGTTGTTCGCCATGACCGGCGCGGAACTACAGGCGCTGACGTTGTCCCTGGTAGAGGGCTGGCACCCTGGGCTGGTCGAGACCGTGTCCCGCCAGGATCCCGCCTCGATCTTCCCGGTCTCGGTGCGCACCAGTGTGCCCGTCGCCGCCTGGGAGACGACCGCGGTCACCCTGCTGGGCGATGCCATCCATGTCATGAGCCCTGCCATCGGCGTCGGCGCGAACACGGCACTGCGTGACGCCCGCGTCCTGACCGGCCGTCTCGTCCAGGCCGTCGGCGGTCGGCCGCTCGCCGAGGCCCTGCACGCCTACGAGGAAGAGATGCTCGGGTACGGCTTCGACGCCGTGCGCGACTCGGCCGCCCGCGGACACCGCCTGGTGAGCCAGGACCCACTGCCCTCCCCGCAGGCATAG